The window TTCAAACCAATAGTTGAAAGAATTATTAGTATTCTACCCTCTAACGCGCTGGGCGGCAGAGAGGATAGAATGTATGTAAATATGATAGCGGATCATGTGAGGGCTCTCACTTTCGCGCTCGCGGAAGGAATCTATCCCTCAAATGAAGGGCGGGGATATTTAATCAGACGCGTATTAAGAAAAGCCCTTACCCGAATGTATATGTTCGGTATTGAGAAACCATGTCTCTACAAGATTGTCGATCCTGTTGTTGAAATAATGAAAGAGGATTACCCCGAACTTGACAGCAGGTATTCAGAAGTCAAAAAAGTGCTCCGTTCAGGGGAGGAATCTTTCTTCAGAACGCTTATTTCGGGAAGGGAGAGGTTTTTATCCATTATTGAAGAGGTTAAGGACAAGGGAGGAAAATACTTAGATGGAGACGATGTGTTTCTTCTTTACGACACTCATGGTTTTCCTCTTGAATTAATGAAACCTCTTGCCGGTGAAGCAGGCGTTGAGATTGATGAAGAGGGGTTTAATAAAGAGATGGAGAGACAGAAAATGAAAGCGCGGGAAGGTAGTTCTTTCAGTGCCGCACCCGATGAGAAGATTCATATGGAAGAAGTCACAAACGGTAAAAGCTCGGCGTTTACCGGCTACGAAAGCTTGTCTGAACGCGCTGTTCTCAGGAAATTCGGGGAAGTTCCTAAAGAAGCCGTAGAAAATATTGCCTGGAGTAGTAAGGAGGGGACCGCGTATGAGCTCATCTTCGATAAAACGCCGTTCTACGCGATTTCTGGAGGTCAGGTCTCAGATAGGGGTTGGATAAGTTTTGATGATACTAAGTTTGAAGTAAAAAATGTTTTCTACAGGAACAACGAAATTGTTCATCTTGTAGAATCTTCTCGGAAGTCGGGGGGAATCGACATAGCCGGTTTATCTAAGAATGCGGCTCTCCTGGAAGTTGATAGAGAACTCAGGACCGCTACAGAAGCAAATCACACATCCACTCATCTTCTTCACGCTGCTCTGAAAGAGGTGTTAGGGGAACATATAGCACAAGCTGGTTCTTTTGTTTCCGAGGACAGGCTCCGCTTCGATTTTAATCATTTTGAGGCGATATCCCCGGAACAGAAAGAACGGATTGAATTTAGAATTAATGCCTGGATAAGAGAATCTATTGATGTAAAAACAGAGATTATGAGTTACAAGAAGGCGGTAAAGAATGGCGCAACGGCTTTATTTGATGAGAAATACGGCAATAAAGTACGTGTAGTAAAGATTAAAGGAGTTTCAGCTGAATTATGCGGAGGAACTCATGCCGATTCCACTGGAAACATTGGTCTTTTTCTTATTGTTAATCAGAGCAGTATAGCAGCTGGAGTAAGGCGTATAGAAGCGGTTACAGGTAGCGCGGCCCTTGAGTACGTAAGAGGTTATATTTCTGATGTCGAAGAAACCGCCGTGTTGCTTAAAACACCCAGGGACGAAATCGCGCAAAAAATCAGATTCCTTATCGATGAGAACGATAAATTGAAAAGGAGAATCAAGGAACTTCAGCGGGGGGATATCAACAATAGAATAAATCAAATTATAGAAAGCTCAGAAAAGATAGATAATGTGATTTTAGCCACCGGCAGAATAGACGTTGACGAAATGGCGGCTTTAAGAGCTCAAGCGGATCTATTCAGAAAAAGTGTGGGGAGCGGTATTGCCGTTTTGTCGATGTCCCCCGGCGAAAAACTTCATTTCATAGTGGTTGTAACTGATGATCTTGTTGAAAGGGGAGTTGGGGCAAATATTATTGTGGACAGGTTGAAAGATATATCAGGCGGTGGTGGTGGTGGAAGGAAACACCTCGCGCAGCTTGGTACGAAAAAAATAGGAAAAGAAAAAGATGTCTTTAAAGCTCTGGCTCCGATAGCACGGGATATTCTGTCATGAGTAAGAAGGGAAATCATGAATAGGATACAGGTTAAATTTTCTTTTTTTCTTATTATCGCTCTATCCCTGTTTATTCTTTGCCCTGTTTACGCTCAGATCGATACCGGCAATTATGACTATAACAGGGATAAGAATGTAAAGAGTTTTTTGACCAGGGACAGGAGAGCAAAGGATAATACGGGATTTCTTGCTGAATTGCCTAAGTTAAGCAGGCCAGTTGACCCCGACACGTATATTCTCGGTCCGTACGACAGGTTGTTGATTAGTATAACGGGAACCGAGACAAGGTCTTTTGATATTATGGTCCTTCCGGAAGGCAATGTGTATCTCCCAGGCATTGGTTCTGTCCGCGCGGATGGTATTTCTCTTTCTGAATTTCACACCAGAGTCCTGGCAAAAGCCCTGGAGGTTTTCCATGATATTGAACTTCATTCCTTACTTCTTTCACCCAGGATATTCAAGGTCTTTGTTTCGGGTGAAGTGAACAATCCGGGTATGGTAGAGGTTAGCGCCGTTGAATGTGTATCGGAAGCGGTAAAGAAGGCCGGCGACATAAATACCCATGGATCGAGCCGGCGAGTTGTGCTGCATAGAAATGGAGAAGTTACAGAAGTAGACCTTTTGAAAATATTGACAGGTGGTAATTTTGGAAATAATTTATTTCTTTCAAATGGAGATGCTATATATGTACCGCCGGCTGAAAGACATGTTACCGTCCACGGATGCATAAAGAAAGGCGGTACATACGAAATATTACCAGGCGAGTCGATAAAGGATCTTATCCAGCTCGCGGGTGGAATGAGCGGCGAGGCTGTGAGGGATTCAATCCTGCTGAGCCGTGTGGTTGCTGGAGATACTGTTTCTACTTCGAGTGTTGCCAGAGATGATTTTGATAAGAAATTAAAGGATCTTGATATAATAAATATTCTCGACAGGTTCAGTACCGCCGACAGAGTGTTTGTTTTCGGCGCCGTGGAGAAAACGGGACGTTTCTACATCACTGAAGGGGAAAAATTATCGAGTCTTCTCGCGAGAGTAGGTAGTTTCAATAACAGCGCGGATCTTAGAGCTTCCTCGATAGAGAGGAAGAGCAAGGAGCACATGAAGGTAGATTTAACTAAATATATGTCACAGGACATTGAAACCGATATAAGACTCAAGGATGGTGATAAGCTTTTCGTCCCTTCAGTTAACACAATAATAGCTGTCGGCGGTGAAGTTCAGGCTCCCGGCAGTTTCGAATATCAGGGTGATCTGACAGTAGCGCATTATGTTGGCCTGGCGGGCGGGCCGACCGAGAACGGCAGTATGAGCAGGATTGAAATTTATTCCACTGACGGGTCAGTAAGAGAATCCAGCAAAGACACGAGGCCCAACCGCGGGGATGTAATAATAGTCAAGAAATCAAAGAAACGTCTGATAGGGGAATTTGTCAATGGTGTAATAAGACTGGGAACTGTGGTTATTTCAGTCATCGTCCTTACAAGGTAGGATGGATCATAATGCGGGATAGATTTATCGAGCAAGTGAAATCGGAGATAGATCAACTCTATCAGATACTGCGGGTTTTTCCTGAAGGTCAGATTGCTGTAATTGTGAAAATGGCAGAAATTATGGCATCCGCGATTATTAAGGGTGGTGTTATTTTTACTTGCGGGAATGGAGGAAGCGCTGCTGACGCTCAGCATATTGCCGGTGAACTGGTAGGCAGATTTCGCCGTAAGAAATTAAAGGGTTACAAAGCTGCAGCTCTTACGACTAACAGCTCTATTGTTACAGCTCTTGCCAACGACTACTCCTATGATGAAATATTTTCCAAACAGATCGAAAGCAGGGGGTGTAAAGGTGATATACTGCTTTCTCTATCAACGAGCGGCAACTCAGCCAATACCGTTAAAGCGGCTATAGAAGCTGATAGTTTAGGTATGAATTCATTTGCTTTTGTGGGGAGGGAAAAGGGGCGGCTTGGTGAAGTTTGTCATTATTTTCTTTCCGTTCCTCATGATGACTTCGCGAGAATTCAGGAAGTACATATGTTAATGGGTCATATTCTGTGCGGTCTTGTTGAAGATATGGTCGTTTCTGAGAGCGGGGCGTAAATCTTGTAACATCTTTCTATAAAAATTTTATGTTGATTGAATAAACGGCGGAATTTAAGTATATCCTATTATTATTGTTGTCTATATGAACTTATCTTCTGCCGCTGCCGCAATAATTTAGCTTGATTTTTTGATATTCTTGAGTATATATAAGATGAGGTATTGAGTAGTATATATAGTCTTTTTTTGATCGACCATTGAGCACAAGACCTGATTTTTAAGGAGGAAACATGACTAAGTATTTAACTTATATAACGGCGATTATATTGTTTTTGTCTGTTGCTGTTTCAGTATCTTCCGCGGAGACTGCACAAAAGGTATATTCCGAGGATTTTACCTCCGGAGAATACTGTGACATCGAAAATACGACGGCCTCCTGGGATTCTCTGCGCGGTGAGATCAAACTGCCCCTTTACGAAATTAGCCTGATTGGGGGATATAGCACTTTCGATGCTTCATGGGGAATCGAGATAGAAGGTGACAGTGCTTATGTAGCTGATGGATTCGGCGGCGTCTTGCTTTATAATATAAGTGACCCGACAGATCTCGTATATGAAGGATACTATGAAACAGAAGGTGAAGTACACGGAGTGGATGTCGGGGAAGATCGCATATATGTAGCTGCGGGGGAGAAGGGATGGGACATCATAAACAAAAAATTTATATTTGCCTCTCCTTATTCAGGCGATAAACCTGAAAGGAATATACAGGACAGCTCGTCAATTCCTCAAGCAAGCGCGTTTGATTTCATTAATCCCGAGAGACATATTCTTAGTTCCGCAGGTCTTCAAAGTTTTGCTTTTGATATACAAAAGGCCAGGGATTCGCTTATTGTGGTAGCATCCTGGGATTCAGTAAAAGTCATAAAGTTCAAAAGCATTGTTGATAGAAATCTTCCCAACCTCATTGATGGAAAAGATACGCCGGGGGGCGCAATCGATTTTGATGTTGTTGGAAACAGGATTTTTGTTTCAAACCACACGAGCGGTCTTGAGATAATAGATTTTGATAACTGTATTGATGTTGTTGGCAGCTGTGAAATTCCCGGATATTCATATGGTTTTGATATAGAGGGAAATTATCTATATATGGCTAACGATGAAGCCGGCATGAGGGTTATAGATATAAGTAACGAAAAATCTCCCCATATCGTTGCTACATTTGATACTCCCGGGTATGCTGTTAACGTTGATGTTTCGGGAAATTATGCCTACGTTTCAGATTGGGAAGAGGGTGTTTTGGTAGTGGATATCAGTGATCCCACTATACCTGTTCTTGCAGGATCTTCTCCTTGCGAAACTGAGCTTGAGGGAGCTCTTAATTGGCCGTGGGATGTAAAAATCACTGGGAATTACGCCCTGGCCGCGAATCACGCGGGCGGGATTAAGGTTCTTCAGATAACGCCTGATTATACCATGGATTTCTATCATACTCAGTCCCTTGCTGTAAACGCCGCGGAAGAGGCTGTCTCAAGTGTTAAAATTAATACAGTTCAGGAAGGTTCTGTAACTTGGGAGATCAGCGCTGACGGCGGTGATAACTGGCAGGACATTAACCCGGATGACCAATGGCATAATCTCGTTTATCCCGGCAATCAATTGATATGGCGTTCCACTCATTCTTATCCGGGGGGCATGACGAAATCACCTTGCTCATTTCTTAATATTGAATGGGACAATCAGGTCCCGGCACTTCTGGCCAATTCCCCGGAAGTTTCATTAAAAGGATCTGCTATTGAGGTCGAGTGGTCTGTTTCCAGAATCAGCGATGAAATAAAGTTTATAGTATACCGTGGGCTTTATCCGGATGGCAATTTTGAGAAAATTTCTGTTGTTGACGCGGAAGATCGCCTGAAATATAAATTTATCGATGACCGGTGCGAAGATGGTGAAACTTATCATTATTCAGTATACGCGCGGGAAAATAGTAAAGAGATATTCCTATTTGATACAAAGCCCATTACCATTCCTCCGGCCGTTTTATCACTTCATCAGAACAGGCCAAATCCGTTTAATCCTCTAACGACTATTGGATATAACCTCGCAGTGAAAAGCCGCGTTGTGCTTGATATTTATGATGTTTCGGGGCGTTTAATTAAACGGCTGGTTGATGAAGTTAAGGACAGGGGACCTCACGAGGTTATATGGAATGGAAAGGATTCCAAAGGTCATACATTTGGATCCGGGGTGTATTTCTATACATTGAAAGCTGAAAATGGTAAAAAGACCAGGAAAATGGTTCTTTTGAAATAGCAGAAGTATCTTTCGGGAAGAACATCTTATAAGTTTGGTCTTTTTGTCGGATGGATTCAAACCTTTACAACTAAATATTCAATGAATCTTCGAATAAGCGGATAGAAAATATTATAGCTTTGCGATCATGGAGTTATCTTAAGGGGGAAGGTTTTTATTATTAATGAGAAACGTAATTAATATAACAAGGAGTATGCGTCCGAAACAATGGACTAAAAACCTGGTCCTGTTCGCGGGTGTGGTTTTCGCGAAGGAGTTTTTGAACCCGTCTTTACTTCTTAGAAGTATCCTGGGATTTATCGTATTCTGCGTACTTTCGGGGATGATATATATCATTAATGATATATTCGACCGCAGGAAAGACAAAAAACACCCGGCAAAAAGAAACAGGCCAATTGCATCAGGTTCTCTTTCTGTAGTTCACGCGGTAATAATCTCGGTGACGGGAATAGTTGTTTTTACTGTCTTTGCAGTCTTCTTGGGTATGCAGTTTTTCGGATTTGCTTTAGCTTTTATTATAATAAATTTATTATATTCTCTGTTTTTAAGGGATATAGTGATAATTGATGTTCTAAGTATATCTTTCAGTTTTCTCGCAAGAGCGGGAGCCGGTGTTGCTGTACTCTTTCCCGTTCTTCCATCTATTCAGTTTTCTCCCTGGCTCTGGATGTGTACCTTGTTTCTTTCCTTATTTCTTGCTGTTTGTAAAAGGCGCAACGAATATATTGTTCTCGACAACGCCGCGGAACACAGAGGGTCGTTATCGTTCTACTCCGCTCACTTACTTGATCAGCTTGTAGGATTAACAGCTACAGCGACTTTGCTCTCTTATTCAATATATACTGTATGGCCGGGTACTGTGTCTAAATTTGGCACAAATAATCTTGTTTTTACAATACCGTTTGTGATTTTTGGTATTATGAGATATCTCTATCTTGTTTACAACCGCATGAGGGGCGATGATCCATCCGCTGTACTCCTTACTGAGAAGCAGTTGATGATCGATGTTTTTCTGTGGTTTGCTGTTACTGTTATTATAATTTATTTCAGCTAAATATGTTGAGGAGAGCATTTGAGCAGGACCGGTTTTTCTGTTGTTAGATGCGCTGCCAAAATAAATCTTTATCTTGGAGTAGTTGGAAAACGTTCTGACGGCTATCATGACATAGAGACCGTTTTTCAACCCGTATCACTCTTTGATGAAATAACTTTTGAGAGAGCAGATGAAGGTATTGAGCTTTACGGGAGCGATAATAATATTAGCTGGGATAGAACAAATCTCTGTTACAGGGCGGCGGAGGAACTCTTTGGGCATGTTGGTTTAACGCCGGGAGTTCGAATTAATGTAATAAAGAATATTCCTGTTGGGGCTGGGCTCGGAGGGGGAAGCAGTGATGCGGGTGCTGTGATCAGGGGGCTTAATGAGTACTTTGATTTTGGTCTTAGCAGCAAAGAGCTCATGGAAATCGCTTTAAAAATAGGAAGTGATGTTCCATTTTTTGTTTTCGGCCGTCCAGCTGTAGGAAGGGGGAGAGGGGAGCTTCTTGAAGGTATAGACGGTCTCGAGGAATGCTTCATTCTTCTTGTTCTGACTGGAATAAGAATTTCCACAAAGAAAGCTTTTAAAAATATTAGTTTATTGTTGACAAGGTCTGACAGTAGATATAGACTGAACCGACTGCTTAATGGATTAGATGAATTTCCGGAATCGGAAATCGTTACCCATAACAGTTTTGAAGTACAGACGGAGGAAAAATATCCGGATATCGGGAAGGTTCTGGCTATATTGAAGGAGCGGGAAGGTTGTGTTTTTTCTTCTCTGAGTGGCAGTGGGTCAGTGTGCTTCGCTGTTTTTAACGATAGAACAAACGCGGAAAGAACATTGAATTATTTGTCCGGCAAGGGGTTTATGGGTTCAATTGTAGAGCCCTTAAAGAAAACTGTTTATTTAGAAGGAAATGGTAAGCTCAAGGGGGGCAAATGGAAATCACCGAAATAAGAATTTCATTGCATGAGGATAATAAATTAAAGGCCTTTGCCAGTATCACGTTTGATGATTGCTTCGTCGTTCGCGGCCTTAAGCTTATCGAGGGGTCAAAGGGAGTATTTGTCGCAATGCCAAGTCGTAAGCGCCCTGATGGAAGTTATCAGGATGTAGCTCATCCTATTAACAGCGAGACGAGAAACTGGATGGAAAAAGTAATAATTGAAGCCTACCAGAAAGAAATTAAGAACATTGAATCCGAGGCCGAAAAAGAGCTCTTAGAGTAGAATTGACACGGAAGGGTTAACGGTCGATGTATAAGGTGGGGCGTCGTCAAGTGGCAAGACACGGGATTTTGGGTCCCGCATCGGAGGTTCGAATCCTCCCGCCCCAGATAAAATAGGTAATGGTGACCTTTGCGGTCACCTTTTTTATGGAGGAGTTTTGATGGCTGACAAAATAACTTTGATTTCAGGAACTGCGAATCCCAATCTTTCCAGATCAATCTCTGAATATTTAGGGAAAGATTTATGTGATGTCAGCGCGGAGCGTTTTTCAGATGGAGAAATACAGGTAAGTATCAATGAAAATATCAGGGGACAGGATGTATTTATTATTCAGCCGACATTTCCCCCGGCGGAAAATATGCTTGAATTACTGATATTAATTGATGCTTGTTATAGGGCATCGGCAAATAGAATTACAGCTGTAATTCCTTATTATGGTTACGCGCGACAGGATAGGAAACATAAACCGAGAGTTTCGATTTCAGCAAAGCTCATGGCCAATCTTATTGAAACATCCGGAGCCCACAGAGTGCTGGCTTTTGAACTGCACGCTGCGCAAATTCAGGGATTTTTTGACATTCAGTTGGATAATCTCTTTGCAACCCCGGTCTTTCTTGAATATATTATGAAAAAGAAATTCAATGATCCCGTTGTTGTCTCACCCGATGTCGGCGGAATTAAAATGGCAAGAGCTTTTGCCAAGAAAGTGGAGGCAAAGTTAGCTATAGTCGACAAACGGAGAATGACGCCGGATGCAACGGAAGTCATGAATATAATAGGTGATGTTTCAGGCAGTGATATAATCATTTTTGATGATATAATAAGCACAGCCGGGACAATTACTCAAGCAGCAGAAGCGTTGAAAAAAGAAGGTGCAAAGAGAATAATCGCGGCCGCTTCACACCCCGTGTTTTCCGGGCCTGCTCTTGAAAGGCTTGAGAAATCCGTTATCGAAGAAGTTGTTGTGACGAATTCGATTCCGTTTAATGGAAGCGGCAAATGCAGTAAGGTAAAAGTGCTTGATCTTTCGTCTCTGCTTGGTGAAGCAATCAGGAGGATTCATAAAGAGGAATCAATCAGTATGTTATTTATATAAATACGGAGGAAAAAATGGAAAAGATACTGTTAAAATCAACTGTAAGAGAAGAAGTTGGGAAGAAAAGCGGAGGCAGGTTGCGTAGAAACGGGAAAATCCCGGGCATTCTTTACGGCCACAAAGAAGAGCCTATTCCCCTTGCGATAGATGAACATGATATATGGGAGATTCTTCACAACGCTCAAACTGAAAATCTTATTGTTCACCTTGACATTGAAGGTGTGGACCTTCCCGAGAATGTAACAATTGTAAGAGATATTCAACAGCACCCTGTTACAGGCGATATCCTTCACGTCGATTTATTGAGGGTCGCTATGGATGAGATGATCGATGTAAATGTGCCAGTTAGAATCAAGGGTGTCGCAAAGGGTGTAACTGAAGAAGGAGGAATACTCTATCATAGTATTCGACAGATAAGGATTAATTCCAACCCGTCTGAAATTCCTGAATTCATCAATGTCGATGTTACGGAAATGTCTATAGGCGATACGATTCACGTTTCTGATATTGTGGGAGATTATGAAGATATAAACTTTGTTTCTGAATTGGATTTAACTCTGGTCCATGTTGCGGCTCCCAAGGAGCTTGAACTGCCCGAAGAAGAGGTCGAGGAAGAAGGGCTCGCAGAGGGTGAAGAGGTTGAAGAAGGCGAAGAGGAAGAAACTGAGGGTGAAGAAGAGCAGGACGAAGAAGGATCCTGATATTAAGTGTGTGGGATATCTTATCTTTGCGGGCTTGGCAATCCCGGCAGTGTGTATGCCGGCACGAGACATAACCTGGGGTTTCAAGTACTGGATCTACTCGCCGGAGAATATAATCTCAGCTGGAAAAACGGGAATGAAAGCGCGGATGCGGCAATATGGAAAACCAGACATGGCAAAGTAACTTTAATTAAGCCACTTTCCTATATCAACCTTTCAGGTTCGGTGCTGTCTGCTTTCACTCACCTGGAAAGTTCTAATATTCTAGTTATATGTGATGATATTCATCTCCCGGTTGGATCTCTACGCGTAAAGAAATCCGGAGGCAGTGGTGGACATAAGGGGCTTGAGTCTATTGAGGAAGAATTCAATTCAACAGAATTTGCTCGTCTCCGTTTGGGAATAGGTCCGGCTCCTCTGTCATCTAAATGGAAGGAATTTGTTCTCAAACCATTTTCTGAATCAGAAATATCAGATGTAAATTCAATGCGGAAAGAGGCGGTTGAAGCGATTAAAGTAATTGTAAACAGGGGGATTGAAACAGCCATGCGGAACTTCAATCGAAAAAGAGAATAGAACTGATAAATTTTCAGTCAGTTTTGGGGCTTGACCCCAAATTGTACGAGTGTTATATTTCATCTCTGCTGTTTCTGCGGAAATAGCGGGTATAGTTAAGCGTTCTTTTATCACCCTACTTTCTCCCTGATTAGGAGAAAGTCATTAAAGACCGAAGGGAGGGAATTGCGAATGAGAGCATATGAATGTGTTTTTATTCTGGAGCCTTCATTAGAAGAAGCTGAGATAAACAGCCATGCCGACCGCTTTGCTGAGATTATAACTTCACGCGGCGGACTAATTAATAAAAAGGATATATGGGGGAAACGTAAACTTGCCTATGCGATCGATGGATTCGTTGAGGGTGTTTATGTTCTTCTTAAATTTAAAGGGAATAATGAAATCCTCGATGAATTGAAAAGGGTATTCAAATATGATTCCGTTATTATCAGGCATATGATTGTTATAGACGACAGTAGTGTTTCGCCAGAGGATGAAAAAACAGAGGAATCAATAGAGAGGTAAAGCTATGGCTAAAAAATCAAAGAATAGAAAAATTAAAAGCAGAAGGCCGGGGTCTGATAAACCCTGTAAATTTTGTAAAAAAGGTGTTAATAAAATCGATTGGAAGGATGATGTTCTTCTCAAACGCTTTATCACCGACAGAGGGAAAATAGCGCCGCGCAGAGTGACCGGTACGTGCGCCCGTCACCAGCGAATGCTCGCGCGCGCTATTAAACGCGCTAGATTTATGGCATTGTTACCATTTGTAAGGGTATATTACCGGTAAGGTGGTGCGAGGATAATGGAAATAATTTTAAGAGACAATATAGAGAATCTAGGTAAAACTGGAGAAATTGTTGATGTTAAAGACGGTTACGCGAGGAATTTCCTCATACCGAAAGGCCTGGCCGTTATAGCTACCAAATCAAGCAAGAAGGTAATAGAAGAAGAGGACCAGCAGCGTAAAATTAGAGCCAGGAAAATAAAACGTAATTTGGAAGGGACTGCCGAGAAGATGAAAGGCATTTCCTGCACTATTACTGTACAAGCCAGTGAAGAAGATAGATTGTATGGTTCCGTTAACGCGTCTGATATCGCTGATGCAATTAATAAACACAGTGATATCAAAATCGACAGCAAACAGGTTATACTGGAGGAACCAATAAAGATTCTCGGTGTATATACAGTTACTGTGCGCCTTCACAAAGAAGTTGAAGTTCCTGTTAAGGTATGGGTTGTCAAGGAGTAGTTACTTTCTTTTTTCAAAAAGTTTTTTGGAAATTCGACAACTCCCTTGTTGATTGATAAGGAGGATAATCATCGTATTACCGGAAAAAATATTCAGAGAGTACGATATTAGAGGTGTTGTCGATGAGGATTTAACGGATGATGGAGTGAGGAATCTTGGTAAAGCAGCGGCTGTGACATTCCTGAGAGACAATATAGAAGAAGTTATTATCGGAAGAGATATACGTCTTAGTAGTGAGAGGTTTTTTAACGTTCTCACCGAAGGATTACTAACAAGCGGTGTGAATGTTATAGATATTGGCGTTGTCCCTACTCCTGTCTTCTACTTTGCGGCAAAGAAATGGGACAAAAGGGGCGGAATAATTATTACAGCCAGCCACAATTCCGCGGAATTCAATGGTTTTAAGGTGTTTCGCGGTGAAGGCACTATTTATGGAGAGGATATCCGTGAGCTGCACAGCATTATCGTAAATGGAAGATTCAGGGAGGGAAACGGCAGTTTAATCCAAAGAGATATTAAAAACGAATATATCGATTTCCTTTGTGAAAATATAGATATTAAACGCCCGGTAAAATTTGCCGTCGACGGCGGGAATGGAACGGCCGGTATTGTGGCTTTGGATATATTCAGAAAGCTGGGGTTGGAGCCTGTTGAGTTGTTCATGCGCCCGGACGGCAATTTTCCCAACCATCATCCTGATCCTACAGTTGAGCATAATCTAATTGATCTCAAAACCGCGGTTAGTGAAAACGGACTTGAACTGGGTATTGGTTTCGATGGAGATTCTGACCGAATCGGCGTTGTAGACGAAGAAGGAAATGTTCTATGGGGTGATGCTCTTCTGGCACTGTACTCGAGAGATGTGTTAAAGAATAATCCCGGTGCTACAGTTATATTCGAGGTTAAATGTTCAAGGTCCCTCGAGGAGGACATAAGGAATTTGGGGGGCAACCCTATCATGTGGAAGACGGGCCATTCCCTTCTTAAGAAGAAAATGCGTGATGAAAACGCTCTGCTGGCGGGTGAGATGAGCGGACATCAGTTTTTCGCCGATAGATATTTTGGATATGACGACGCTATATATGCGGCTTTGAGACTTCTTGAGATCGTCTCGATGAGAGAAAAGCCTCTAAGCGATTTTTACAGAGAATTTTCAAGATATAAAAGTACACCTGAAATAAGGATCGAATGCGAAGATGCCCGGAAATTTGATATAGTAAGAGAAGTTTCCGCTCAATTCAAAAAGACGAACAGGGTTCTGGATGTTGATGGCGCCAGAGTTGATTTTGAAGAGGGATGGGGACTTATAAGGGCGTCAAACACTCAGCCCGCTCTTGTTTTCAGGTTTGAAGCTGAAACAGAAAAGGCTCTTATTGCAATAAGGGAAGAATTTTCCAGAGTGTTGGAAAAATTCAAATTGAATACTTCA of the Candidatus Krumholzibacteriota bacterium genome contains:
- a CDS encoding phosphomannomutase/phosphoglucomutase: MIRRIIIVLPEKIFREYDIRGVVDEDLTDDGVRNLGKAAAVTFLRDNIEEVIIGRDIRLSSERFFNVLTEGLLTSGVNVIDIGVVPTPVFYFAAKKWDKRGGIIITASHNSAEFNGFKVFRGEGTIYGEDIRELHSIIVNGRFREGNGSLIQRDIKNEYIDFLCENIDIKRPVKFAVDGGNGTAGIVALDIFRKLGLEPVELFMRPDGNFPNHHPDPTVEHNLIDLKTAVSENGLELGIGFDGDSDRIGVVDEEGNVLWGDALLALYSRDVLKNNPGATVIFEVKCSRSLEEDIRNLGGNPIMWKTGHSLLKKKMRDENALLAGEMSGHQFFADRYFGYDDAIYAALRLLEIVSMREKPLSDFYREFSRYKSTPEIRIECEDARKFDIVREVSAQFKKTNRVLDVDGARVDFEEGWGLIRASNTQPALVFRFEAETEKALIAIREEFSRVLEKFKLNTSKFFN